In Trueperaceae bacterium, the genomic window GAAGCCACTCGGCGCCAGGCCGGCCCACGCCAGCAGCCAGTAGAGGGTCAGGGTCGCCAGGGGCAGCCCCAGCAGGTAACGGTTGAGCCGCGGGGCGCGCGCCATCGTCGATGTCATCGGTGTCCTCTCTCGAGTCTCTCGCTAGTGGAGCGTGCCGTCGCGATCGACGACCCAGGCCTGCTCGACCTGCAGCGTCTCCGGCACGGGCGCCCCGAGGAGCAGCAGCTTGGTGGCNNNNNNNNNNNNNNNNNNNNNNNNNNNNNNNNNNNNNNNNNNNNNNNNNNNNNNNNNNNNNNNNNNNNNNNNNNNNNNNNNNNNNNNNNNNNNNNNNNNNGCTCGACCTGCAGCGTCTCCGGCACGGGCGCCCCGAGGAGCAGCAGCTTGGTGGCAAGCTCGGCGCGCATGAGCGAGCGCCCGACCACCGTGGCCTGCACCCAGCGCCCCTGGGCGGGGCGTCCGGTGCGCGGGTCTATGAGGTGGTGCCCGCCCCGCCAGGCGCGTCGGACCAGACTGGAGCTTGCTACCGCCCAGGCGCCAGGCGGTAGCCGCAGGTGCCACACCTCGGCTGCGCCCAGCACGTCCACCTCACTGGCGGCGGCGGAGCGGGCGAGCACGTCGCCGCCGGCGTCGATGACGATCTCCGCGGCGCGGCCGGCCACCCGCTCGACCACCCACGTCTTGCCCGTGCCGCCCAGGTCGATGGCCGCGCCCGGCGGCAGCACGATCTCGCGGGCCGAAACCACGAGCTCGTCCACGCTCGGCACGGCGGGGGGTGTCCCCTCAGGGGCGATCCAGCGCGCGCCCTCGTGCCAACTCGTGGCGTAGCCGTGCCACTCGAGGGAGCGGCCCACCAGCGGCGTGACGAGGCCGCCGGTCAGCCGGCTCGCCTCGACCGCCCAGGCCAGGGCGGCCACCAGCTCCGGCGGCGGGTCCTGCAGCCGCCCCTCCCGGTTCAGGCGCGCCACCACGCCGTCGCCGAAGCGCGTGAGGATGCCCTCCAGCCGGCGCACCTCGCGCGCCAGGCGCGGCGCACCGACGGCGCGGATCGTGACGGTGGTGCCCATGGCGTGGAAGCTGACGCGCTCGATCGGGCGCTGCCGGGTCTTCGTGACCGGCCCGGCGGGCGTTGCCGCGGCGGGGTCGCCCAGGGGCGGCCTGCCGCCCGCGCCGCGAGCGCGAGGCGCGCCCGCCCTCACGGCGGCGCGCGCCAGCCGCGGATGCGTGCTCACGAGGCCCGCGAGGCGGCCACCGGCGCCTTCGAGCGCCCGCGGCTCAGCGCCACGGCGGCCGCGGGACCGCCTACGGTGCGGATGGAGGCGGAGTCGAAGGCGGCCACCACGAGGCCGGTGGTGTCTACCACGAGCACCCGGGTGGGGGCGCCCGCCGGACTCACCGGTACGAGCTCGCCCTCTGCGGGGCCCTGGGCCCGTGGCGCGGCGCTCGCGAGCTGCCAGGTGGCGCCGGCACCCAGCCCGAGGAGGGCGGCGAGGAGGACGGTGGTGGAGGCCGCCTTGTCGAACTTGGGGCGGCGCGGCTTCGAGCCCGCGCCGGCCGGGGACAGACGCTGCCTGCCGGCGCGGCTCCCGTTCTCACCGGGTGCGCCCGCCGTCACTTCCTGCTCCTGGCGTTCGGCTTGGCGGGCTTGGGCGCGCCGGTGGTCAGCGCGTGGCTGGTGGGGTGGTCGTCGTGGTCGTCGTCGTGGTGCTTCTCGTCCTCGTGATCCTTCTCGTCCTTGTGATCCTTGCGGTCCTTGGAGTCGTGGTCGTCATCGTCGTCGTGGTCCTCGTGG contains:
- a CDS encoding FAD:protein FMN transferase, which produces MSTHPRLARAAVRAGAPRARGAGGRPPLGDPAAATPAGPVTKTRQRPIERVSFHAMGTTVTIRAVGAPRLAREVRRLEGILTRFGDGVVARLNREGRLQDPPPELVAALAWAVEASRLTGGLVTPLVGRSLEWHGYATSWHEGARWIAPEGTPPAVPSVDELVVSAREIVLPPGAAIDLGGTGKTWVVERVAGRAAEIVIDAGGDVLARSAAASEVDVLGAAEVWHLRLPPGAWAVASSSLVRRAWRGGHHLIDPRTGRPAQGRWVQATVVGRSLMRAELATKLLLLGAPVPETLQVE